From a single Vanacampus margaritifer isolate UIUO_Vmar chromosome 15, RoL_Vmar_1.0, whole genome shotgun sequence genomic region:
- the LOC144034471 gene encoding uncharacterized protein LOC144034471 isoform X1 — protein MAWVFYLWVWLLPTLADPIPDGVLDMECHDRSFVIAVDISFAGDDAHFEAVDGTGTHAITEQYAAKCGYSVTVSPQSGHLELRASYFSCHTEKQDERVFAFSFNLLRGDGDVVYGLNKTCSPSLEWSPREVSCELNYMEVSVKSEVSCAARKEDDNWNVLKNADDSSTSDWHVMFQRDEEQMEPMSLSDALERGYTFDLTEERLVFRTPYGQPESFIVMVNGIPVEVVHATLFSRQRWLVIMVDLVATCSMHQGAYEESGHMVFKTPEALYPGSDTTRVSVGLVGGRFGDGDDVVTENDTVQIRIPLDARGGFRKSFASGDLYEFYTFHVYLEQMFEHEEAETRLRLHRLLTTPLLPRPLFTQNRSIIEERLFQVYLGDVPEDVRLVFLRLNGREALYTNSCSVADVTQPAHGHGYLLKVSFDDPAVTQQYYGMYATVQYSLDINYTLSVLPENEPYYYSVGVSALAGPSPPVLDAVCSESGITFNADNWAFDFLWSIGVGSHTLTPKLAAQRGYKMSNASEKLQLDVPVYSQGFHYEEITLESFLGTFEILVKDRQTGAVQKSVRKTCPFVTSELIVCSTHGRMTVVADLSVITPSGVTPSTSILLDTFCSPTEADDTRALFSFPLNSCGSKVKLSHGNVIYQNEIFYSKNVDGSEDVNKRLVVQCAYPLEGLHRLFSMYRFESDNPGTGSMISTKQLPEGMGTTTLRAPVTTRAASTRAPTTPVAVRTSAAPARKRFGSNPAVRYVRVSKQSKPHPNGRKGAKRWKI, from the exons ATGGCGTGGGTCTTTTATTTGTG gGTGTGGCTTCTGCCCACGTTGGCGGATCCCATTCCCGATG GAGTTCTGGACATGGAGTGTCACGATCGTTCCTTCGTGATAGCTGTGGACATCTCATTCGCCGGGGATGATGCTCACTTCGAGGCCGTCG ACGGGACGGGCACGCACGCCATTACTGAGCAGTACGCGGCCAAGTGCGGCTACAGCGTCACGGTCTCCCCGCAGAGTGGTCACCTGGAGCTGCGTGCGTCCTACTTCAGCTGTCACACGGAGAAACAG GATGAGCGGGTGTTCGCATTCAGCTTCAACCTGTTGAGGGGTGACGGCGATGTGGTCTACGGTCTCAACAAGACCTGCTCCCCATCCCTGGAGTGGTCTCCTCGGGAGGTCTCCTGTGAGCTCAACTACATGGAG GTGTCCGTGAAGAGCGAAGTTTCATGTGCTGCCAGGAAGGAGGACGACAACTGGAATGTTCTCAAAAAT GCAGACGACTCATCAACTTCGGACTGGCATGTGATGTTCCAGAGGGATGAGGAGCAAATGGAGCCGATGAGCCTCTCAGACGCCCTTGAGCGAGGGTACACGTTCGACCTTACTGAAGAGAGGCTCGTGTTCCGCACACCCTATGGACAGCCGGAATCGTTCATCGTCATG GTGAACGGCATCCCTGTTGAGGTGGTTCATGCCACGCTCTTCTCCAGACAACGCTGGTTGGTCATCATGGTGGACCTGGTGGCTACCTGCTCAATGC ACCAGGGTGCTTACGAGGAGAGTGGCCACATGGTTTTCAAGACTCCCGAGGCGCTCTATCCCGGTTCTGATACCACCCGGGTCAGTGTCGGCTTAGTCGGTGGCCGTTTTGGGGACGGTGACGACGTGGTAACGGAAAATGACACGGTCCAGATTAGAATCCCCTTGGATGCGAGAGGTGGATTCAGGAAG AGCTTTGCCAGTGGCGACCTTTACGAGTTCTACACCTTCCATGTCTACCTGGAGCAAATGTTCGAGCATGAGGAGGCGGAGACCAGGCTGCGCCTTCACCGGCTGCTGACCACGCCCCTGTTGCCACGCCCACTTTTTACCCAGAACCGAAGTATCATTGAGGAGCGCCTCTTTCAGGTCTACCTGGGCGACGTGCCCGAGGACGTCCGCTTGGTTTTCCTCCGGCTCAACGGACGCGAAGCGTTGTACACCAACTCGTGTTCAGTCGCCGACGTCACGCAACCCGCGCACGGCCACGGCTACTTGCTGAAGGTGTCTTTTGACGACCCTGCCGTCACACAGCAG TACTACGGAATGTACGCAACCGTGCAATACAGTTTGGACATCAACTACACGCTGAGCGTTCTGCCCGAAAATGAGCCCTACTACTACTCTGTGGGCGTCAGTGCACTGGCGGGCCCCT CTCCGCCAGTCCTGGATGCGGTTTGCTCGGAGTCCGGCATCACCTTCAACGCGGACAACTGGGCTTTCGACTTCCTGTGGTCCATCGGCGTGGGCTCGCACACGCTGACGCCAAAGCTGGCGGCGCAGCGGGGCTACAAGATGAGCAACGCTAGTGAGAAACTGCAGCTGGATGTGCCGGTCTACTCGCAGGGTTTCCATTATGAG GAAATCACCTTGGAGAGTTTCTTGGGCACTTTTGAGATCCTTGTGAAAGATCGTCAAACGGGGGCTGTTCAGAAATCGGTTAGGAAGACTTGTCCTTTTGTGACCTCAGAACTTATTG TGTGTTCCACTCACGGGAGGATGACGGTGGTGGCCGACTTGTCTGTGATAACCCCCAGCGGTGTAACCCCGTCAACAAGCATCCTTTTGGACACTTTCTGCAGCCCTACGGAAGCTGATGACACCAGGGCACTTTTCTCTTTCCCGCTCAATAGCTGTGGCTCCAAAGTCAAG CTCAGCCATGGTAACGTGATCTATCAAAATGAGATTTTCTACAGCAAGAATGTGGATGGCTCTGAGGATGTGAATAAGAG GCTGGTGGTGCAGTGCGCGTATCCTCTGGAAGGCCTCCACAGGCTCTTCTCAATGTACAGGTTTGAGTCGGACAACCCCGGCACAGGTAGCATGATTTCCACCAAGCAGCTCCCGGAAGGAATGGGCACCACGACCCTTCGCGCGCCCGTCACGACGAGAGCGGCCTCGACGAGAGCCCCGACGACACCTGTGGCAGTAAGGACCAGTGCGGCTCCGGCCCGGAAGCGTTTTGGCTCCAATCCCGCTGTGCGCTACGTCCGCGTGTCGAAACAAAGCAAACCTCACCCCAACGGCAGAAAAG GTGCTAAACGATGGAAGATTTGA
- the LOC144035542 gene encoding uncharacterized protein LOC144035542 isoform X1, whose translation MSDKSPQRAVQLPSSHRTLQQPSQMPLYMAAGLSPSGQGESPALTRTCDPDSSSVPTPSYTEPTPWGEMIPNNVRQLGPASSSFQLNLPQPLMCTSPAPPTRADPFRRGPHAFRVLGGPTWMMCSDDIPAQTVLQLSAREELAVTCLLALHYQDLNDSQVCLQNIGNLSTLNGNEQLTQLKVGEGGLRATDEEGAPDVAAAPPSGAGWTEIGRLDDVEYYEEYLLPIPPPSTHQEHP comes from the exons ATGAGCGATAAA AGTCCTCAGCGTGCAGTGCAGCTGCCGTCCTCACACAGGACCCTGCAGCAGCCCTCTCAAATGCCTCTATACATGGCTGCAGGTCTATCACCCTCCGGACAAGGTGAGTCACCTGCTTTGACCCGAACTTGTGACCCGGACTCCTCTTCAGTTCCTACCCCGAGCTACACCGAGCCTACCCCGTGGGGGGAAATGATCCCTAACAATGTGAGACAATTGGGG CCGGCGTCGAGCAGCTTCCAGCTCAACCTTCCCCAGCCGCTCATGTGCACAAGCCCAGCTCCTCCCACTCGAGCCGACCCCTTCCGACGTGGGCCGCACGCCTTCCGAGTCCTGGGCGGCCCCACGTGGATGATGTGCTCAGACGATATCCCGGCCCAGACGGTTCTCCAGCTGAGCGCTCGGGAGGAGCTGGCGGTCACTTGTCTTCTCGCGCTGCACTACCAAGACCTGAACGATTCTCAGGTATGTTTGCAAAATATCGGGAACTTGTCAACTTTGAATGGCAATGAACAATTGACACAATTGAAGGTCGGCGAGGGAGGCTTGCGTGCAACGGATGAGGAGGGGGCACCCGATGTTGCGGCGGCGCCTCCGAGTGGCGCGGGATGGACGGAAATCGGGCGACTGGATGACGTGGAGTATTATGAGGAATACCTGCTGCCAATTCCGCCGCCATCCACGCATCAGGAACATCCCTGA
- the LOC144035542 gene encoding uncharacterized protein LOC144035542 isoform X2: MSDKSPQRAVQLPSSHRTLQQPSQMPLYMAAGLSPSGQGESPALTRTCDPDSSSVPTPSYTEPTPWGEMIPNNVRQLGPASSSFQLNLPQPLMCTSPAPPTRADPFRRGPHAFRVLGGPTWMMCSDDIPAQTVLQLSAREELAVTCLLALHYQDLNDSQVGEGGLRATDEEGAPDVAAAPPSGAGWTEIGRLDDVEYYEEYLLPIPPPSTHQEHP; this comes from the exons ATGAGCGATAAA AGTCCTCAGCGTGCAGTGCAGCTGCCGTCCTCACACAGGACCCTGCAGCAGCCCTCTCAAATGCCTCTATACATGGCTGCAGGTCTATCACCCTCCGGACAAGGTGAGTCACCTGCTTTGACCCGAACTTGTGACCCGGACTCCTCTTCAGTTCCTACCCCGAGCTACACCGAGCCTACCCCGTGGGGGGAAATGATCCCTAACAATGTGAGACAATTGGGG CCGGCGTCGAGCAGCTTCCAGCTCAACCTTCCCCAGCCGCTCATGTGCACAAGCCCAGCTCCTCCCACTCGAGCCGACCCCTTCCGACGTGGGCCGCACGCCTTCCGAGTCCTGGGCGGCCCCACGTGGATGATGTGCTCAGACGATATCCCGGCCCAGACGGTTCTCCAGCTGAGCGCTCGGGAGGAGCTGGCGGTCACTTGTCTTCTCGCGCTGCACTACCAAGACCTGAACGATTCTCAG GTCGGCGAGGGAGGCTTGCGTGCAACGGATGAGGAGGGGGCACCCGATGTTGCGGCGGCGCCTCCGAGTGGCGCGGGATGGACGGAAATCGGGCGACTGGATGACGTGGAGTATTATGAGGAATACCTGCTGCCAATTCCGCCGCCATCCACGCATCAGGAACATCCCTGA
- the sst5 gene encoding uncharacterized protein sst5, translated as MLQPQVLLVLLLSAGVLVQVGTGAPDAADLLAEALGAEAALDRVWARSLLLRLIYEVATSDQALPELGVTLMRRNLPLSQRERKAGCRNFFWKTFTSC; from the exons ATGCTTCAGCCGCAGGTGCTGCTTGTGCTTCTGTTGTCCGCCGGGGTGCTGGTGCAGGTCGGCACCGGTGCCCCCGACGCGGCAGACCTGCTCGCAGAGGCCCTCGGAGCAGAGGCGGCACTGGACAGG gtcTGGGCTCGCTCTCTCTTGCTGAGGCTCATCTACGAAGTGGCGACGAGCGACCAGGCTCTCCCCGAGCTTGGCGTGACGTTGATGCGGCGAAATCTTCCTCTTTCCCAAAGAGAGCGCAAGGCGGGTTGCCGCAATTTCTTCTGGAAGACTTTCACCTCCTGTTGA
- the arhgef15b gene encoding rho guanine nucleotide exchange factor 15 — protein sequence MSAQEAAQPRAQLAEVKPRPDLPPKPMERASSLPLEEDDRSASPSGVNVKRMVNQFSKHRVAPAKVTQKQLIKRQPVLNPMPSPGSSLLQPPPLPKKRTRLPQLKSTESEDGDSFCAEGGRSDPDGKEVDAQSVVGKAEDEDVPDGPSSICCDPSCGCVCHLQRPGMKLVWVPLQGEDGSEGGEILEEEGSDLVWSDGEKGDRLVEVEEEGDEGSSRADDEVEGYTTSASGEMKLEKAKFQSSLGVILGEAQRRLSDPGPHFLVSHPQISPVPPKLNTFLPIKHKPTMEEENFYEFSIPTVDPNHNKKATQEADIPQLKLPTPARRSNLPEIQREAASGSSGDYVPPAIPPRMPITQDNRSLAPLVMAEERTLQGSPRPPANSPLLPHRPPPLLPKGDFSRDSNNAAGQRNEGENGEGGKEDSTEELSVIKTELSNSWKSQLQNEPLYQTYRATVITKEIRRQTVCRNISTTTADCTADLLSRNEGTLWQNLPKVRESGILEQLSPEQCKYQESMFEVLTSEASYLRSLYVLTEHFLENRELEETLVIRDKKPLFSNILRVREISERFLKDLEDRVFENIMFSDICDIIHYHSQHNFPAYIDYVRNQIYQEKTYTSLMKNNTHFAAVINRLQESPQCQRLPFMSFLLLPFQRITRIKMLIENILKRTKEGAKEEQMASKALASVSKIIDECNTEVGKMRQMEELILISQTLEFDKLKAIPIISQTRFLEKKGELQEMSRGGTVFQMRVKFNPIYVFLFNDLLIITTSTAKKGAERFVMLDYAHRSLVQVQPLEDERSTGPYENCFNLILLENHNGRMIERLIKAPSKPDMHRWMAAFPNKEEDDVVYDAWDCPQVQCVEQYVAQQADELNLEPTEIVNVIRKTNEGWYEGIRLSDGQKGWFPVSNIIEITNEHVRRRNLKERYRVIQAACQVTTIKKL from the exons ATGTCTGCCCAGGAAGCAGCTCAGCCACGTGCCCAGTTAGCTGAGGTCAAACCCAGGCCGGACCTCCCCCCAAAGCCGATGGAGCGAGCATCCTCCCTCCCTTTGGAGGAGGACGACAGGTCCGCGAGCCCCTCGGGCGTAAACGTCAAGAGGATGGTGAACCAGTTTAGCAAACACCGGGTCGCGCCGGCCAAGGTGACACAAAAGCAGTTAATAAAAAGGCAGCCAGTGCTCAACCCCATGCCCAGTCCTGGCAGTAGCTTACTCCAGCCGCCACCGCTGCCCAAGAAGAGGACTCGCCTCCCGCAGCTTAAGAGCACCGAATCGGAGGATGGCGACAGCTTCTGCGCCGAAGGAGGCCGCTCAG ACCCCGACGGGAAAGAGGTGGATGCCCAGTCCGTGGTTGGAAAAGCAGAGGACGAGGATGTTCCAGATGGGCCCTCCAGCATCTGCTGCGACCCGAGCTGCGGTTGCgtgtgccacctccagcggccCGGCATGAAGCTGGTGTGGGTGCCGCTGCAGGGGGAGGACGGCAGCGAGGGCGGCGAGATCTTGGAGGAGGAAGGCTCCGACTTGGTCTGGTCGGACGGCGAGAAGGGCGACAGGCTtgtggaggtggaggaggagggcgaTGAGGGGAGCAGCAGGGCTGACGACGAGGTCGAGGGTTACACCACGAGCGCGAGTGGGGAGATGAAGCTGGAAAAGGCAAAGTTCCAAAGCTCTTTGGGTGTTATATTGGGCGAGGCTCAAAGAAGACTCTCGGATCCGGGGCCTCACTTTCTTGTGTCACATCCTCAGATCTCCCCTGTGCCCCCCAAACTGAATACATTTTTGCCAATCAAGCACAAACCCACTATGGAAGAAGAAAATTTTTATGAGTTTAGCATACCCACGGTTGATCCCAATCACAATAAGAAAGCCACTCAGGAGGCGGACATTCCTCAGCTCAAGTTGCCCACACCGGCTCGTAGGTCGAACCTCCCGGAGATCCAGCGGGAAGCCGCTTCAGGGTCGAGCGGTGATTACGTGCCGCCCGCCATCCCGCCGCGAATGCCCATCACTCAGGACAATCGTAGCCTCGCACCCCTGGTCATGGCGGAGGAGCGAACATTGCAAGGCAGTCCTCGGCCCCCGGCCAACAGCCCCCTTTTGCCTCACAGACCCCCACCGCTACTGCCAAAGGGAGATTTCAGCAGGGACAGCAATAACGCCGCCGGACAGCGAAATG AAGGAGAGAACGGTGAAGGAGGGAAGGAGGATTCAACGGAAGAACT GTCTGTGATTAAGACAGAACTTTCCAACAGCTGGAAGTCCCAGCTGCAAAATG AGCCTCTGTACCAGACCTACCGGGCCACCGTCATCACCAAAGAGATCCGCCGGCAGACGGTTTGCCGGAACATCAGCACGACGACCGCAGACTGCACCGCAGATTTGCTGAGCCGGAACGAGGGCACCCTGTGGCAGAACCTCCCCAAGGTGCGCGAAAGTGGCATCCTGGAGCAGCTCAGCCCAGAACAGTGCAAATACCAGGAG AGTATGTTCGAGGTTCTGACGTCAGAGGCCTCCTACCTCCGCTCGCTGTACGTCCTGACGGAACACTTCCTGGAGAATCGGGAATTGGAAGAGACGCTGGTCATCAGGGACAAGAAGCCCCTCTTTTCCAACATCCTGAGGGTGCGCGAGATCAGCGAGAG GTTCCTCAAGGACCTGGAGGACCGAGTGTTTGAGAACATCATGTTCTCGGACATCTGCGACATCATCCACTACCACTCCCAGCACAACTTCCCGGCCTACATCGACTACGTCCGCAACCAGATCTACCAGGAGAAGACGTACACCTCGCTCAT GAAGAACAACACGCATTTTGCCGCCGTCATCAATCGCCTCCAGGAGTCGCCTCAGTGCCAGCGGCTGCCGTTCATGTCCTTCCTGCTGCTGCCTTTCCAGCGGATAACGCGCATCAAAATGCTGATTGAG AACATCCTCAAGAGAACAAAAGAGGGTGCCAAAGAGGAGCAGATGGCCTCCAAGGCTTTGGCCTCCGTGTCCAAG ATCATTGACGAGTGTAACACAGAAGTGGGGAAGATGAGACAGATGGAGGAGTTGATCCTCATCTCCCAAACGCTGGAGTTTGACAAGCTCAAG GCCATCCCCATCATCTCCCAGACTCGATTCCTGGAGAAGAAAGGAGAACTCCAGGAAATGTCCAGAGGAGGAACCGTCTTCCAAATGAGAGTCAAGTTCAACCCCATCTACGTTTTCCTCTTTAACGACCTGCTCATCATCACCACAAGCACTGCCAAGAAGGG CGCCGAGCGCTTCGTGATGCTGGACTACGCCCACCGCTCCCTGGTGCAGGTTCAGCCCCTGGAGGACGAACGGAGCACCGGGCCGTACGAGAACTGCTTCAACCTCATTCTGCTGGAGAACCACAACGGGCGCATGATCGAGCGCCTCATCAAAGCGCCCTCAAA gCCAGACATGCACAGGTGGATGGCAGCCTTTccaaacaaagaagaagacgacGTGGTCTATGATGCCTGGG acTGCCCTCAGGTGCAGTGTGTGGAGCAGTATGTGGCCCAACAGGCCGACGAGCTCAACCTGGAGCCCACTGAGATTGTCAACGTTATACGCAAAACAAACGAGG GATGGTACGAGGGGATCCGCCTGTCCGACGGCCAGAAGGGCTGGTTCCCCGTCAGCAACATCATCGAAATCACTAACGAGCACGTAAGGAGACGCAACCTGAAGGAGCGCTATCGAGTCATTCAGGCCGCCTGCCAGGTCACAACCATCAAGAAACTTTAA
- the LOC144034471 gene encoding uncharacterized protein LOC144034471 isoform X2 codes for MAVWLLPTLADPIPDGVLDMECHDRSFVIAVDISFAGDDAHFEAVDGTGTHAITEQYAAKCGYSVTVSPQSGHLELRASYFSCHTEKQDERVFAFSFNLLRGDGDVVYGLNKTCSPSLEWSPREVSCELNYMEVSVKSEVSCAARKEDDNWNVLKNADDSSTSDWHVMFQRDEEQMEPMSLSDALERGYTFDLTEERLVFRTPYGQPESFIVMVNGIPVEVVHATLFSRQRWLVIMVDLVATCSMHQGAYEESGHMVFKTPEALYPGSDTTRVSVGLVGGRFGDGDDVVTENDTVQIRIPLDARGGFRKSFASGDLYEFYTFHVYLEQMFEHEEAETRLRLHRLLTTPLLPRPLFTQNRSIIEERLFQVYLGDVPEDVRLVFLRLNGREALYTNSCSVADVTQPAHGHGYLLKVSFDDPAVTQQYYGMYATVQYSLDINYTLSVLPENEPYYYSVGVSALAGPSPPVLDAVCSESGITFNADNWAFDFLWSIGVGSHTLTPKLAAQRGYKMSNASEKLQLDVPVYSQGFHYEEITLESFLGTFEILVKDRQTGAVQKSVRKTCPFVTSELIVCSTHGRMTVVADLSVITPSGVTPSTSILLDTFCSPTEADDTRALFSFPLNSCGSKVKLSHGNVIYQNEIFYSKNVDGSEDVNKRLVVQCAYPLEGLHRLFSMYRFESDNPGTGSMISTKQLPEGMGTTTLRAPVTTRAASTRAPTTPVAVRTSAAPARKRFGSNPAVRYVRVSKQSKPHPNGRKGAKRWKI; via the exons ATGGC gGTGTGGCTTCTGCCCACGTTGGCGGATCCCATTCCCGATG GAGTTCTGGACATGGAGTGTCACGATCGTTCCTTCGTGATAGCTGTGGACATCTCATTCGCCGGGGATGATGCTCACTTCGAGGCCGTCG ACGGGACGGGCACGCACGCCATTACTGAGCAGTACGCGGCCAAGTGCGGCTACAGCGTCACGGTCTCCCCGCAGAGTGGTCACCTGGAGCTGCGTGCGTCCTACTTCAGCTGTCACACGGAGAAACAG GATGAGCGGGTGTTCGCATTCAGCTTCAACCTGTTGAGGGGTGACGGCGATGTGGTCTACGGTCTCAACAAGACCTGCTCCCCATCCCTGGAGTGGTCTCCTCGGGAGGTCTCCTGTGAGCTCAACTACATGGAG GTGTCCGTGAAGAGCGAAGTTTCATGTGCTGCCAGGAAGGAGGACGACAACTGGAATGTTCTCAAAAAT GCAGACGACTCATCAACTTCGGACTGGCATGTGATGTTCCAGAGGGATGAGGAGCAAATGGAGCCGATGAGCCTCTCAGACGCCCTTGAGCGAGGGTACACGTTCGACCTTACTGAAGAGAGGCTCGTGTTCCGCACACCCTATGGACAGCCGGAATCGTTCATCGTCATG GTGAACGGCATCCCTGTTGAGGTGGTTCATGCCACGCTCTTCTCCAGACAACGCTGGTTGGTCATCATGGTGGACCTGGTGGCTACCTGCTCAATGC ACCAGGGTGCTTACGAGGAGAGTGGCCACATGGTTTTCAAGACTCCCGAGGCGCTCTATCCCGGTTCTGATACCACCCGGGTCAGTGTCGGCTTAGTCGGTGGCCGTTTTGGGGACGGTGACGACGTGGTAACGGAAAATGACACGGTCCAGATTAGAATCCCCTTGGATGCGAGAGGTGGATTCAGGAAG AGCTTTGCCAGTGGCGACCTTTACGAGTTCTACACCTTCCATGTCTACCTGGAGCAAATGTTCGAGCATGAGGAGGCGGAGACCAGGCTGCGCCTTCACCGGCTGCTGACCACGCCCCTGTTGCCACGCCCACTTTTTACCCAGAACCGAAGTATCATTGAGGAGCGCCTCTTTCAGGTCTACCTGGGCGACGTGCCCGAGGACGTCCGCTTGGTTTTCCTCCGGCTCAACGGACGCGAAGCGTTGTACACCAACTCGTGTTCAGTCGCCGACGTCACGCAACCCGCGCACGGCCACGGCTACTTGCTGAAGGTGTCTTTTGACGACCCTGCCGTCACACAGCAG TACTACGGAATGTACGCAACCGTGCAATACAGTTTGGACATCAACTACACGCTGAGCGTTCTGCCCGAAAATGAGCCCTACTACTACTCTGTGGGCGTCAGTGCACTGGCGGGCCCCT CTCCGCCAGTCCTGGATGCGGTTTGCTCGGAGTCCGGCATCACCTTCAACGCGGACAACTGGGCTTTCGACTTCCTGTGGTCCATCGGCGTGGGCTCGCACACGCTGACGCCAAAGCTGGCGGCGCAGCGGGGCTACAAGATGAGCAACGCTAGTGAGAAACTGCAGCTGGATGTGCCGGTCTACTCGCAGGGTTTCCATTATGAG GAAATCACCTTGGAGAGTTTCTTGGGCACTTTTGAGATCCTTGTGAAAGATCGTCAAACGGGGGCTGTTCAGAAATCGGTTAGGAAGACTTGTCCTTTTGTGACCTCAGAACTTATTG TGTGTTCCACTCACGGGAGGATGACGGTGGTGGCCGACTTGTCTGTGATAACCCCCAGCGGTGTAACCCCGTCAACAAGCATCCTTTTGGACACTTTCTGCAGCCCTACGGAAGCTGATGACACCAGGGCACTTTTCTCTTTCCCGCTCAATAGCTGTGGCTCCAAAGTCAAG CTCAGCCATGGTAACGTGATCTATCAAAATGAGATTTTCTACAGCAAGAATGTGGATGGCTCTGAGGATGTGAATAAGAG GCTGGTGGTGCAGTGCGCGTATCCTCTGGAAGGCCTCCACAGGCTCTTCTCAATGTACAGGTTTGAGTCGGACAACCCCGGCACAGGTAGCATGATTTCCACCAAGCAGCTCCCGGAAGGAATGGGCACCACGACCCTTCGCGCGCCCGTCACGACGAGAGCGGCCTCGACGAGAGCCCCGACGACACCTGTGGCAGTAAGGACCAGTGCGGCTCCGGCCCGGAAGCGTTTTGGCTCCAATCCCGCTGTGCGCTACGTCCGCGTGTCGAAACAAAGCAAACCTCACCCCAACGGCAGAAAAG GTGCTAAACGATGGAAGATTTGA